The Xenopus laevis strain J_2021 chromosome 7S, Xenopus_laevis_v10.1, whole genome shotgun sequence genome includes a window with the following:
- the LOC108697505 gene encoding zinc finger SWIM domain-containing protein 8 — translation MPLVATSPNERIFESMASFSSFYSSSKPAAANQKSPSKHASQSSASILISGTPPAHQQQGVANTVHGGLGENLPEKSTQDSSQKSTGEPSGEAHVYKQEGKVPSRLALGNRGGYNGRCWGSPVHQKKKHTGMASIDSSAPETTSDSSPTLSRRPLRGGWGATPWGRGQDSDSISSSSSDSLGSSSSSGSRRTSGGVRAKTVEVGRYKGRRLESHAPHVPNQPSEAAAHFYFELAKTVLIKAGGNSSTSIFTHPSSSGGHQGPHRNLHLCAFEIGLYALGLHNFVSPNWLSRTYSSHVSWITVHPPQTHPPHPR, via the exons atgccgttagtggcgacatcgccaaacgagcggatctttgagtctatggccagctttagttcctTCTACTCTTCCAGTAAACCTGCAGCAGccaatcaaaaatccccatccaaACATGCCTCTCAGTCTAGTGCATCCATCCTTATATCAGGTACCCCACCAGCTCATCAGCAGCAAGGAGTAGCCAATACAGTCCATGGAGGCCTGGGGGAAAACCTTCCAGAAAAGAGCACACAGG ATAGCTCCCAGAAATCAACTGGGGAGCCATCAGGGGAAGCACATGTGTATAAACAGGAGGGAAAAGTCCCAAGCCGTCTTGCTTTGGGGAACCGAGGAGGCTACAATGGGAGATGCTGGGGTTCACCAGTGCATCAAAAGAAGAAGCATACAG gcATGGCTAGTATTGATAGCAGTGCCCCAGAAACAACATCAGACAGTTCCCCAACCCTCAGCCGTCGTCCTTTGCGTGGTGGTTGGGGAGCTACACCGTGGGGGAGAGGCCAAGATAGTGACAGTATCAGCAGCTCCTCTAGTGACTCTTTGGGATCATCATCTTCCAGTGGCAGCAGGAGAACCAGTGGGGGAGTTCGAGCCAAGACTGTTGAAGTGGGCCG ATACAAGGGCCGTCGCCTGGAAAGCCATGCACCCCATGTTCCTAACCAACCTTCTGAAGCCGCTGCTCACTTCTATTTTGAGCTGGCTAAAACTGTCCTCATTAAAGCTGGAGGAAACAGCAGCACCTCCATCTTCACCCATCCGTCATCCAGCGGTGGACATCAAGGGCCCCACCGCAACCTGCACCTCTGTGCCTTTGAAATAGGCCTCTATGCTTTGGGGCTGCACAATTTTGTTTCTCCAAACTGGCTGTCTAGGACTTATTCCTCCCAtgtttcctggataacag